In Atribacterota bacterium, a genomic segment contains:
- a CDS encoding DUF362 domain-containing protein, with protein sequence MTGNKVVFTPCKSYQKEDIQPATVKLLQELGNLDKIIKPGQKVLLKVNLLMKKPAEAGVTTHPALVETIVNQVQSLGAKVIIADSPGGPFTKGWLKGIYRETGMEDVAKKTGAQLNWNFQQEEFSYPEGKILKQITLAQVIKEADVIISLAKLKTHGFTIYTGAVKN encoded by the coding sequence ATGACAGGGAATAAAGTTGTTTTTACCCCATGTAAGAGTTATCAGAAGGAAGATATCCAGCCTGCAACTGTGAAGCTATTGCAGGAATTGGGTAATTTGGATAAAATTATTAAACCCGGGCAGAAAGTGCTGTTAAAAGTCAATCTGCTCATGAAAAAACCCGCGGAAGCCGGTGTTACTACTCATCCTGCTCTGGTTGAAACAATTGTTAATCAGGTGCAGTCCCTTGGTGCTAAAGTAATTATTGCAGACAGCCCTGGTGGTCCTTTCACAAAAGGCTGGTTAAAAGGAATCTATCGGGAAACAGGGATGGAGGATGTAGCAAAAAAAACAGGGGCACAGCTAAACTGGAACTTCCAGCAGGAAGAATTCTCTTACCCGGAAGGAAAAATACTAAAACAGATTACCCTGGCTCAGGTTATTAAAGAGGCTGATGTAATTATCTCTCTTGCAAAATTGAAAACTCATGGATTTACAATCTACACAGGGGCTGTCAAGAAT